A stretch of the Serratia marcescens genome encodes the following:
- a CDS encoding toxin-activating lysine-acyltransferase, with translation MSFIKENQQGKSKFSQYESLGFAVSCMLMNKNYSLYHIKTLQLWTQEAINQNQFKILFDHLDNPLGYITWAYLRDETLGRFINDPQFLLHNSEWDEGGTLCILDFCCKPGSAHLCLEHLKTVYPIAERRTVVWRSRRTGKLMTVKK, from the coding sequence GTGAGTTTTATCAAAGAAAACCAGCAGGGTAAAAGTAAGTTCAGTCAATACGAGAGCCTGGGCTTCGCCGTTAGCTGTATGTTGATGAATAAAAATTACAGTTTGTACCATATAAAAACGTTGCAGCTATGGACTCAGGAAGCGATTAATCAAAATCAATTCAAAATATTATTCGATCATTTGGATAATCCGTTAGGATATATAACCTGGGCCTACCTGAGAGATGAGACGCTGGGTCGATTTATTAACGATCCGCAGTTTCTTCTGCATAACTCAGAATGGGATGAGGGCGGCACGCTGTGTATTTTAGACTTTTGCTGCAAGCCAGGCAGCGCGCATTTATGTTTGGAACACCTTAAAACAGTTTACCCAATCGCAGAACGTCGCACGGTTGTATGGCGTTCCCGCCGAACGGGCAAACTGATGACGGTAAAAAAATAA
- a CDS encoding E492 group microcin yields MRALTEVELSCINGSDGNDSYNPTSLIVGSLSTIAKLPTPVSLAVGVGTEIAIQAAPHMPVNVAIPQVPMGPTWNGSGGGRPSPSSSLSTPDSSN; encoded by the coding sequence ATGAGAGCCTTAACGGAAGTTGAGTTGTCATGTATTAACGGATCTGACGGCAATGATTCTTATAATCCGACTTCGCTTATTGTCGGCAGCCTGAGCACAATAGCGAAATTGCCCACCCCCGTATCATTAGCCGTGGGCGTGGGCACGGAAATCGCTATTCAGGCCGCACCGCACATGCCGGTTAACGTTGCTATTCCACAGGTTCCCATGGGCCCAACATGGAATGGCAGTGGCGGTGGTCGCCCTTCACCGTCGTCGTCACTTTCAACACCGGATTCTTCAAATTAA
- the dcp gene encoding peptidyl-dipeptidase Dcp: MRLSTLVLAIGMALGSQAQAAETQPHADHSALPSGQAKEATVTGEANQHDKQKTQNPFFYQSRLPFQAPPFNLIKESDYAPAIEAGIKQKREEVEKIANNPAKPNFKNTLVALEQAGSLLTRVMNVFGAMTSANTSDALQKLDEETSPTLAALNDDIMLNGKLFARIKAIYQDRDALKLDPESRRLVEVTYKNFELAGANLSDADKAKLKALNQEAATLSTQFTNKLLAASKNGALAITDPAKLDGLSEGELAAAAQAAAERKLEKQWLLVLQNTTQQPLLQSLKDRDTRQALFDASWTRAEKGDGNDTRQTISRLAKVRAEQAKLLGYPNYAAWKLQNQMAKTPDAALSFMRNIVPAATARAEREAKDIQAVIDQQKGDFKVQAWDWQFYAEQVRKAKYDLDESQIKPYFELNNVLNNGVFYAANLLYGISFKERKDIPVYQADVKVYEVFDKDGKSLALFYTDYFKRDNKGGGAWMSNFVDQSKLNGTKPVIYNVANFTKPAPGQPALLSYDDVITLFHEFGHALHGMFADQEYPSLSGTNTARDFVEFPSQFNEHWVSDPKVFSHFAKHYQTGEAMPQELVDKIKKADKFNKGYSMTELLSAALLDMHWHMLTADQPQQDVDKFEAESLQKDKVDLSYVPPRYRSSYFQHIWGNGYAAGYYAYLWTEMLADDAFQWFTEHGGLTAENGQRFRDMILSRGNSQDLEKLYIDWRGKAPSIEPMLINRGLKDE, from the coding sequence ATGCGTTTATCCACATTGGTGCTGGCGATCGGCATGGCGCTGGGCTCGCAGGCACAGGCAGCAGAAACCCAACCTCACGCCGACCATAGCGCGCTGCCCAGCGGCCAGGCGAAGGAGGCTACCGTGACCGGTGAAGCCAATCAGCACGACAAGCAAAAGACTCAAAATCCGTTCTTCTATCAAAGCCGTCTGCCGTTCCAGGCGCCGCCGTTCAACCTGATCAAGGAAAGCGACTACGCGCCGGCGATCGAAGCGGGCATCAAGCAAAAGCGGGAAGAGGTGGAGAAGATCGCCAACAACCCGGCCAAGCCCAACTTCAAAAATACCTTGGTGGCGCTGGAGCAGGCCGGTTCGCTGCTGACGCGGGTGATGAACGTGTTCGGCGCCATGACCTCGGCCAACACCAGCGATGCGCTGCAGAAGCTGGATGAAGAAACCTCGCCGACGCTGGCGGCATTGAACGACGACATCATGCTCAACGGCAAGCTGTTCGCGCGCATCAAGGCCATCTATCAGGATCGCGATGCGCTGAAGCTGGATCCGGAATCGCGCCGGCTGGTGGAAGTGACCTACAAGAACTTCGAGCTGGCGGGTGCCAACCTGTCGGACGCCGACAAGGCCAAGCTGAAGGCGCTGAACCAGGAAGCGGCGACGCTGAGCACCCAGTTCACCAACAAACTGCTGGCGGCGAGCAAAAACGGCGCGCTGGCGATAACCGACCCGGCGAAGCTGGACGGCCTGTCGGAAGGTGAGCTGGCTGCGGCGGCCCAGGCGGCCGCCGAACGCAAGCTGGAGAAACAGTGGCTGCTGGTGCTGCAAAACACCACGCAACAGCCGTTGCTGCAGAGCCTGAAAGATCGCGACACCCGCCAAGCGCTGTTCGACGCCTCCTGGACGCGTGCGGAGAAGGGCGACGGCAACGATACCCGCCAAACCATCTCCCGTCTGGCCAAGGTGCGCGCCGAGCAGGCCAAGCTGCTGGGCTACCCGAACTACGCCGCCTGGAAACTGCAAAACCAGATGGCCAAGACGCCGGATGCCGCGCTGAGCTTTATGCGCAATATCGTGCCGGCGGCCACCGCGCGCGCCGAGCGTGAAGCCAAAGACATTCAGGCGGTGATCGACCAGCAGAAAGGCGACTTCAAGGTGCAGGCCTGGGACTGGCAGTTCTACGCCGAACAGGTGCGCAAGGCCAAGTACGATCTGGACGAGTCGCAGATCAAGCCTTACTTCGAGCTGAACAACGTGCTGAACAACGGCGTGTTCTACGCCGCCAACCTGCTGTACGGCATCAGCTTCAAAGAGCGCAAGGACATCCCGGTCTACCAGGCGGACGTCAAGGTGTATGAAGTGTTCGACAAGGACGGCAAATCGCTGGCGCTGTTCTACACCGACTACTTCAAGCGCGACAACAAGGGCGGCGGCGCCTGGATGAGCAACTTCGTCGATCAGTCGAAGCTCAACGGCACCAAGCCGGTGATTTACAACGTCGCCAACTTCACCAAACCGGCGCCGGGCCAGCCGGCGCTGCTGTCGTATGACGACGTAATCACCCTGTTCCACGAGTTCGGCCATGCGCTGCACGGCATGTTCGCCGATCAGGAATACCCGAGCCTGTCGGGCACCAACACCGCGCGCGACTTCGTCGAGTTCCCGTCGCAGTTCAACGAGCACTGGGTCAGCGATCCGAAAGTGTTCAGCCACTTCGCCAAGCACTACCAGACCGGTGAGGCGATGCCGCAGGAACTGGTCGACAAGATCAAGAAGGCCGACAAGTTCAACAAGGGCTACAGCATGACCGAGCTGTTGTCCGCCGCGCTGCTGGACATGCACTGGCACATGCTGACCGCCGATCAGCCGCAGCAGGACGTGGACAAGTTCGAGGCTGAGTCGCTGCAAAAAGACAAGGTCGATCTCAGCTACGTGCCGCCGCGCTACCGTTCCAGCTATTTCCAGCACATCTGGGGTAACGGCTACGCCGCGGGCTACTACGCCTATCTGTGGACGGAAATGCTGGCGGACGACGCCTTCCAGTGGTTCACCGAACACGGTGGCCTGACCGCCGAAAACGGCCAGCGCTTCCGCGACATGATCCTGTCGCGCGGCAACAGTCAGGATCTGGAGAAGCTGTACATCGACTGGCGCGGCAAAGCGCCGAGCATCGAGCCGATGCTGATCAACCGCGGGCTGAAGGACGAGTAA